A genome region from Acidimicrobiales bacterium includes the following:
- a CDS encoding shikimate kinase has protein sequence MSEVPSTSVRDRHVVLVGMPGAGKSSVGRRLARELGRPFADADEQLELTAGRTIPQIFRDDGEATFRRLETQTLSELLSRHTPLVIAAGGGAVISEENRVLLADYSLVVWLRGSAEFLVGRTDPTHRPLLNEDPTGAYERLDRERSGHYESVADEIVDIEPFHAQEDEKPKWALARHIVRTLGLDLAVP, from the coding sequence ATGTCTGAGGTTCCGTCAACGTCCGTCCGCGACCGGCACGTGGTGCTGGTCGGCATGCCGGGCGCCGGCAAGTCGAGCGTGGGGAGGCGCCTGGCCCGCGAGCTGGGCCGGCCGTTCGCCGATGCCGACGAGCAGCTGGAGCTGACCGCCGGCCGCACCATCCCCCAGATCTTCCGGGACGACGGCGAGGCGACCTTCCGCCGGCTCGAGACGCAGACGCTGTCGGAGCTGCTCAGCCGGCACACCCCGCTGGTGATCGCCGCCGGTGGCGGAGCGGTGATCAGCGAGGAGAACCGGGTGCTGCTCGCCGACTACTCCCTGGTGGTGTGGCTGCGCGGCTCGGCCGAGTTCCTGGTCGGCCGCACCGACCCGACGCACCGCCCGCTCCTCAACGAGGACCCGACGGGCGCCTACGAGCGCCTCGACCGCGAGCGCTCGGGGCACTACGAGTCCGTCGCCGACGAGATCGTCGACATCGAGCCGTTCCACGCCCAGGAGGACGAGAAGCCGAAGTGGGCACTGGCCCGCCACATCGTGAGGACTCTCGGTCTCGACCTGGCGGTGCCGTGA
- a CDS encoding type II 3-dehydroquinate dehydratase translates to MSERPIVLLLNGVNLDLLGEREPLIYGSATLEDHVKAAREAAEAAGLELEHRQSNHEGDLVEAIHGARGRCAAIVVNGAAFTHYAWGLHDALAVFEGPVIEVHISNPLAREPWRHTSVLSPVATGVISGLGGHGYVLAIEAVATLLA, encoded by the coding sequence GTGAGCGAGCGGCCGATCGTTCTGCTGCTCAACGGGGTGAACCTCGACCTGCTGGGCGAGCGGGAGCCGCTGATCTACGGCTCGGCCACCCTCGAGGATCACGTGAAGGCTGCCCGGGAGGCCGCCGAGGCTGCGGGCCTGGAGCTGGAGCACCGGCAGTCGAACCACGAGGGCGACCTGGTGGAGGCCATCCATGGCGCCCGGGGCCGCTGCGCCGCCATCGTCGTCAACGGCGCCGCCTTCACCCACTACGCCTGGGGCCTCCACGACGCCCTCGCCGTCTTCGAGGGCCCCGTGATCGAGGTCCACATCTCCAACCCCCTGGCCCGGGAACCCTGGCGCCACACCTCGGTGCTATCCCCGGTCGCCACCGGCGTCATCAGCGGGCTCGGTGGCCACGGCTACGTGCTGGCGATCGAAGCCGTGGCCACCTTGCTCGCCTGA
- a CDS encoding 3-dehydroquinate synthase family protein — translation MTITVDVALADRAYPVVVGAGARDELPGLLPKGARRAAVVTQPGIGVEVDTGIEQRVFPLGEGEAAKTLASVEELCRAWSQWGLTRGDVVVAVGGGVVTDTAGFAAAVYHRGVAVVHVPTTLLGMVDAAIGGKTGVNLPEGKNLVGAFWQPAAVVCDTDTLATLPEREQRSGRGEMAKYHFLIGDDLERLPLDERIAACVRIKAEVVAADEREHVGSRRGRAILNYGHTLAHALEIAGRCDLRHGEAVALGLLYAAELAHGLGRIDADRVAEHYAVVRDYGLPDRLPAGHDHAELVELMAHDKKAVDGLTFVLDGPDGVEVVPGVDPATAATVLVRMAAGEAAS, via the coding sequence GTGACGATCACGGTCGACGTGGCGCTGGCCGACCGGGCGTACCCGGTGGTGGTGGGCGCCGGAGCCCGGGACGAGCTGCCGGGGCTGCTGCCCAAGGGCGCCCGCCGGGCGGCGGTGGTGACGCAGCCGGGCATCGGGGTGGAGGTCGACACCGGCATTGAGCAGCGGGTGTTCCCGCTGGGGGAGGGCGAGGCCGCCAAGACTCTCGCCTCGGTCGAGGAGCTGTGCCGCGCCTGGTCGCAGTGGGGGCTCACCCGGGGCGACGTGGTGGTGGCCGTGGGCGGGGGAGTGGTGACCGACACCGCCGGGTTCGCCGCCGCCGTCTACCACCGGGGGGTCGCCGTGGTGCACGTGCCGACGACGCTGCTGGGCATGGTCGACGCGGCGATCGGCGGCAAGACCGGGGTGAACCTGCCCGAGGGCAAGAACCTGGTGGGCGCCTTCTGGCAGCCGGCGGCCGTGGTGTGCGACACCGACACCCTCGCCACCCTGCCCGAGCGGGAGCAGCGCAGCGGCCGGGGGGAGATGGCGAAGTACCACTTCCTCATTGGCGACGACCTGGAGCGGCTGCCGCTCGACGAGCGCATCGCCGCCTGCGTGCGGATCAAGGCCGAGGTGGTGGCGGCCGACGAGCGGGAGCACGTCGGGAGCCGCCGGGGCCGGGCGATCCTCAACTACGGCCACACGCTGGCCCACGCCCTGGAGATCGCCGGCCGCTGCGACCTCCGCCACGGTGAGGCTGTCGCCCTCGGGCTGCTCTACGCCGCCGAGCTGGCGCACGGCCTGGGCCGGATCGACGCCGACCGGGTGGCCGAGCACTACGCCGTGGTGCGCGACTACGGGCTGCCCGACCGGCTGCCCGCCGGCCACGACCACGCCGAGCTGGTGGAGCTGATGGCCCACGACAAGAAGGCGGTCGACGGGCTGACCTTCGTGCTCGACGGCCCCGACGGCGTGGAGGTGGTCCCCGGCGTCGACCCGGCCACCGCGGCCACGGTGCTGGTGCGTATGGCGGCCGGCGAGGCGGCGTCGTGA
- a CDS encoding A24 family peptidase, whose amino-acid sequence MVAVVVVALVGALLVGPLLSYAILHWMAWRVTLPLLFGFVPPRRSVGRARPRCRNCGSALAPGGLPASPWLLSAGRCRSCREPLARWPLGVELTTGGLFALASSQYDRWALLVPILVFFAGLVATSTVDLLCSRIPTRFVYLTGLGVAVAAVPHVVDVPETLTAAAVGGAVGLGSLGAMHLVAPHMLGFGDVRLGTLIGLVVGWVGWTAADPVLDPLSRVVQALFLAGVVGSLLGFALLAVRRRNQTYPFGPCLALGGVLAIVLA is encoded by the coding sequence ATGGTTGCCGTCGTCGTTGTTGCCCTCGTCGGCGCCCTGCTCGTCGGGCCGCTCCTCAGCTACGCGATCCTCCACTGGATGGCGTGGCGCGTCACGCTCCCGTTGCTGTTCGGGTTCGTCCCGCCGCGGCGGTCGGTGGGGCGTGCTCGGCCGCGGTGCCGCAACTGCGGCTCGGCGCTGGCGCCGGGCGGCCTGCCGGCGTCGCCGTGGCTGCTGTCGGCGGGACGCTGCCGTTCCTGCCGTGAGCCGCTGGCCCGCTGGCCGCTGGGGGTCGAGCTGACGACCGGAGGGCTCTTCGCCCTCGCCTCCTCGCAGTACGACCGCTGGGCGCTGCTCGTGCCGATACTCGTGTTCTTCGCCGGGCTGGTGGCGACGTCGACCGTCGACCTGCTGTGCTCCCGCATCCCGACGCGCTTCGTCTACCTCACCGGCCTGGGTGTCGCCGTGGCGGCGGTGCCGCACGTGGTCGACGTGCCCGAGACGCTGACCGCGGCCGCCGTGGGCGGTGCCGTCGGCCTCGGCAGCCTCGGTGCCATGCACCTGGTCGCCCCGCACATGCTCGGGTTCGGCGACGTGCGCCTGGGCACCCTGATCGGGCTGGTGGTCGGCTGGGTGGGGTGGACGGCGGCCGACCCGGTGCTCGACCCGCTGAGCCGGGTGGTCCAGGCCCTGTTCCTGGCGGGCGTGGTCGGCTCGCTGCTCGGCTTCGCGCTCCTCGCCGTCCGTCGCCGCAACCAGACCTACCCCTTCGGCCCCTGCCTCGCCCTCGGCGGCGTCCTCGCGATCGTCCTCGCCTGA
- a CDS encoding DUF885 domain-containing protein: MSDDFDRTIDRIWGWMVDVSPELAVYVGEEPTRAWTDYTAGASDERRGRRRALLDEVRAVDPGGLDDERAVNHQVAEAYLAAEVGMDAFPHEAGLVDQMNGVHLGIAQSLDYMSLATPDDRARYVERLRAIPTLLDQVVESLRRPESVAARPPRVVLADVPRQIRALTPTDGPLARTDEAPAIMRDHVAPALDRFERFVTEELIPTAREEPGIGALPGGDAWYAAAIVHQTSLAADPQEVHDVGLAEVDRIWAAMEGLAGGDVAAFRQRLDADESSYFATPEEQLAAYRALCKEVDATLWRVVTRLPRMPYGVDEMPAYMAESAPTAYYIPGAGGARRPGRFIVNSHDLRSRPSWRMVPLALHEAVPGHHLQHGIADELDDLPPIRRHLGWNAYVEGWGLYAEHLGEELGLYRTPADRYGRLSFDMWRAARLVVDTGLHAFGWSRDRAIAYLGEKTGLGHHDVVSEVDRYIAWPAQALGYKLGERVILDLRAEAEAALGQGFRPEPFHDVVLQRGPLPLPVLQEQVRRWVAERIG; this comes from the coding sequence GTGAGCGACGACTTCGACAGGACGATCGACCGCATCTGGGGCTGGATGGTCGACGTGTCGCCGGAGTTGGCGGTGTACGTCGGGGAGGAGCCGACGCGGGCGTGGACCGACTACACGGCGGGGGCCAGCGACGAGCGGCGGGGGCGGAGGCGGGCGTTACTCGACGAGGTGCGGGCCGTCGACCCCGGGGGGTTGGACGACGAGCGGGCCGTCAACCACCAGGTGGCGGAGGCGTACCTGGCCGCCGAGGTCGGCATGGACGCCTTCCCGCACGAGGCGGGCCTGGTCGACCAGATGAACGGCGTCCACCTGGGGATCGCCCAGAGCCTCGACTACATGAGCCTGGCCACGCCCGACGACCGGGCCCGCTACGTCGAGCGCCTCCGGGCCATCCCCACGCTGCTCGACCAGGTCGTCGAGTCGCTGCGCCGGCCGGAGAGCGTCGCCGCCCGCCCGCCCCGGGTGGTGCTGGCCGACGTCCCCCGCCAGATCCGGGCCCTCACGCCCACCGACGGCCCCCTGGCCCGCACCGACGAGGCTCCGGCCATCATGCGCGACCACGTCGCCCCCGCCCTCGATCGCTTCGAGCGCTTCGTCACCGAGGAGCTCATCCCGACGGCCCGGGAAGAGCCCGGCATCGGCGCCCTCCCCGGCGGCGACGCCTGGTACGCGGCGGCGATCGTCCACCAGACGTCGCTCGCGGCGGACCCCCAGGAGGTCCACGACGTCGGGCTCGCCGAGGTCGACCGCATCTGGGCGGCGATGGAGGGCCTCGCCGGCGGCGACGTCGCCGCGTTCCGCCAGCGCCTCGACGCCGACGAGTCGTCCTACTTCGCCACCCCAGAGGAGCAGCTCGCCGCCTACCGGGCGCTGTGCAAGGAGGTCGACGCCACCCTGTGGCGGGTAGTCACCCGGCTGCCCCGCATGCCCTACGGCGTGGACGAGATGCCCGCCTACATGGCCGAGAGCGCCCCGACCGCCTACTACATCCCCGGCGCCGGTGGTGCCCGCCGCCCCGGCAGGTTCATCGTCAACAGCCACGACCTGCGCAGCCGGCCGTCGTGGCGGATGGTGCCGCTCGCCCTCCACGAGGCGGTCCCCGGCCACCACCTGCAGCACGGCATCGCCGACGAGCTCGACGACCTCCCGCCCATCCGCCGCCACCTGGGGTGGAACGCGTACGTCGAGGGCTGGGGCCTCTACGCCGAGCACCTGGGCGAGGAGCTGGGCCTCTACCGCACGCCGGCCGACCGCTACGGCCGCCTCTCGTTCGACATGTGGCGGGCGGCGCGCCTCGTGGTCGACACCGGCCTCCACGCCTTCGGGTGGAGCCGCGACCGGGCCATCGCCTACCTCGGCGAGAAGACGGGCCTGGGCCACCACGACGTGGTCAGCGAGGTCGACCGCTACATCGCCTGGCCCGCCCAGGCCCTCGGCTACAAGCTGGGGGAGCGGGTGATCCTCGACCTCCGTGCCGAGGCCGAGGCCGCCCTGGGCCAAGGCTTCCGCCCCGAGCCCTTCCACGATGTCGTGCTCCAGCGCGGCCCCCTACCGCTGCCGGTGCTGCAGGAGCAGGTCCGACGCTGGGTGGCGGAGAGGATCGGCTGA
- the aroC gene encoding chorismate synthase, with protein sequence MLRFLTAGESHGRGLVVIVEGLPAGLPVTLDDIRVELARRRLGYGRGPRMRFEQDEVTVVGGVRHGRTLGSPVAVEIGNTEWTRSDRWHEEMAVEPGATKEPLTQPRPGHADLAGMQKYGFDDARDVLERASARETAARVAAGAIAKLLLRQLGMEVISHVVQMGAVVSKGIERPRPEDLERVDESAVRCFDPASEAAMVEEIKAVAKDGDSLGGVVEVLGYGVPVGLGSHVHWDRRLDGLLAGALMSIQAVKGVEIGDGFEVAGRPGSQAHDPITWDSDNQAYRRETTRAGGVEGGMSTGELLVCRAAMKPIATLNRPVLATVDVVTKEETVSFKERTDVTAVPAMGVVAETMVALVLAGEALRKYGGDSLPEVLRNARAFEESLRDV encoded by the coding sequence GTGCTCCGCTTCCTGACCGCGGGTGAATCGCACGGCCGCGGGCTGGTCGTGATCGTCGAGGGGCTACCCGCCGGGTTGCCGGTCACCCTCGACGACATCCGCGTCGAGCTGGCCCGCCGGCGGCTCGGCTACGGGCGGGGCCCGCGGATGCGCTTCGAGCAGGACGAGGTGACCGTCGTCGGCGGGGTGCGCCACGGGAGGACGCTGGGGTCGCCGGTCGCCGTCGAGATCGGCAACACCGAGTGGACCCGGTCCGACAGGTGGCACGAGGAGATGGCGGTCGAGCCCGGCGCCACCAAGGAGCCGCTCACCCAGCCCCGCCCCGGCCACGCGGATCTGGCCGGCATGCAGAAGTACGGCTTCGACGACGCCCGCGACGTGCTCGAACGGGCCTCGGCCCGGGAGACGGCGGCGCGGGTGGCCGCCGGGGCGATCGCCAAGCTGCTGCTCCGGCAGCTGGGCATGGAGGTCATCTCCCACGTCGTGCAGATGGGCGCCGTGGTATCGAAGGGCATCGAGCGGCCGCGACCCGAGGACCTGGAGCGGGTGGACGAGAGCGCCGTGCGCTGCTTCGACCCGGCCAGCGAGGCGGCCATGGTGGAGGAGATCAAGGCGGTCGCCAAGGACGGCGACAGCCTGGGCGGGGTGGTCGAGGTGCTCGGCTACGGCGTGCCGGTGGGGCTGGGCAGCCACGTCCACTGGGACCGGCGGCTCGACGGCCTGCTGGCGGGGGCGCTGATGAGCATCCAGGCGGTGAAGGGCGTGGAGATCGGCGACGGGTTCGAGGTGGCGGGGCGGCCGGGGAGCCAGGCCCACGACCCGATCACCTGGGACTCCGACAACCAGGCTTACCGGCGGGAGACGACGCGGGCGGGAGGCGTCGAGGGCGGGATGTCGACCGGTGAGCTGCTGGTGTGCCGGGCGGCGATGAAGCCGATCGCCACCCTGAACCGGCCGGTGCTCGCCACGGTCGACGTGGTGACCAAGGAGGAGACCGTCAGCTTCAAGGAGCGCACCGACGTGACCGCCGTCCCCGCCATGGGCGTGGTGGCCGAGACGATGGTGGCGCTCGTGCTGGCTGGCGAGGCGTTGCGGAAGTACGGGGGCGACTCGTTGCCCGAGGTGCTCCGCAACGCCCGAGCGTTCGAGGAGTCGCTGCGCGATGTCTGA